The DNA region TTTATCTCAAAAAGGCTATAAAGTGAAAAATTTAGCAGGTGGAATAGAAATTGAAGAAAAAGAACTTGTTAAAACACAAGCAGAAGATAATTTTTTAAATAAAGAAAGTATTGATTTTAAAGTTAAAAAAGAAGATGAATATTTGGATTTATCAGGACTTTCTTGCCCAGGTCCACTTGTAAAAATAAAAGAAAAAATAGATAAATTGCAAGAAAATGAAGAATTAAAAGTTAAAGTTTCAGACCCAGGTTTTTATAATGATATCCAAGCTTGGAGTAAAGTTACAAAAAATTCTCTTCTGTCTTTAAATAAAAAAGATGGAATAATTTATGCTGTTCTTCAAAAAGGTGAAAGTTCAAAAGTTGTAATAAAAGAGCAGGAAAATAGAATAATTGAAGATAATTCAAATATGACAATAGTGGTTTTTAGTGGAGATTTAGATAAGGCAATAGCAGCTTTTATAATAGCCAATGGAGCTCTTGCTATGGGGAAAAAAGTAACAATGTTCTTTACTTTTTGGGGCTTACCTATTTTAAAGAAGAAAAATTTATCTAAAAAAAGTTTTATAGAAAAAATGTTTGCTATGATGCTACCAAAAAATAGTCAAGATTTACCAGTATCAAAGATGAATTTCTTTGGAATAGGAGCTAAGATGATAAGAAATGTTATGAAGAAAAAGAATATTATGTCCTTGGAAGAATTGATGAAAAAAGCTAAAGATATAGGAGTAAACATTACAGCTTGTACTATGTCTATGGATGTTATGGGTATAAGTGAAGAAGAATTAATAGATGGTATAAATTATGGAGGAGTTGGACAATATTTAGGAGAAGCTGAAAAATCAAATAATAATCTATTTATCTAATATTTTTTTTACATTTCAATAAGTAAATTTGTAACAGTTTCTTTAATAATATTCATAGTTGCTATAAAAAAAATAAAATGTTATCATTTATTATATTAAAAGATAAAGGTGATAATATGAGAGAGAATTATATAAATTGGGACAGTTACTTTATGGGAATAGCAATTTTATCTTCTATGAGAAGTAAAGACCCAAATACACAAGTTGGAGCTTGTATAGTAAATGAAGATAAAAGGATAGTTGGAGTAGGTTATAATGGTTTACCAAAAGGTTGTGATGATAAAGAATTTCCTTGGGAAAGAGATGGAGAATTTTTAAATACAAAATATCCCTATGTTTGCCACGCAGAATTGAATGCCATATTAAATAGTATCAAATCTTTAAAAGATTGTATTATTTATGTGGCACTTTTCCCTTGCCACGAATGTAGTAAGGCGATTATCCAAAGTGGAATAAAAGAAATTGTATATTTATCTGATAAATATACAGATACAGATTCCAATAGGGCTTCAAAAAAAATGCTTGATGCAGCAGGTGTAAAATATAGAAGATTTGAGCCAAATATAGAAAAATTGGAAATAGATTTTATAAATATTGGATAGAGGGAAAAAATGATTAAGATCTTGAAAAAAACTGTTGTTTTTAATGACTTAGATGATAAGACAATAAAAAAGATATTAGAAAAAATAAAATATGAAATAAAAAAATATTCTCCTAATGAGTCAGTGGCTTTTAGAGGAGATGAAGTAAAAGGACTTTATATAATATTGGAAGGGACTTTAATCACTGAAATGCTTACAGAAGAGGGAAATATTATAAAAATAGAGGAATTAGTTCAAAGTGATGTAATTGCCCCAGCTTTTATATTTGGTAAAAATAATAGTTTTCCTGTTGATTTAACTGCAAAAGATGAGGTAGAAATATTTTTTGTAGAAAGAAAAGAATTTTTAAATTTGTTATTTTCGCAAGAAAAAATTTTAGAAAATTTTTTAAATGAAATTTCAAATAAAACCCAACTTTTGACAGGTAAAATTTGGAATAGTTTTAATAATAAAACTATAAAGAAAAAATTTTGCAATTATGTTAAAAAAAATCAAAAAAATAATGAATTTTTTATAGAAAATTTAGGAGCATTAGCAGAATTTTTTGGAGTGGAAAGACCATCTTTATCAAGAGTTTTAAGTGATTTAGTAAAAAATAAAAAATTAGAAAGAATAGAGAGAAATAGATATAAAATATTGGATAAAGATTTTTTTGAAATTTAGAAAAAATGGGATGTTACAAATTTATCTATTAAAATGTAAGCAAAAAATAAGTGAAATTACATTCTAAATTTTAGTTTAAAAATTGAAGGAAATGAGCCGAGCAAATCTCGCTATGTCTGAACGAAGTGAGTTTAGCGAATTTGCAGCGAATGTCAATTTTTAAACGTTAAGAAATTTAGCTAGTAATGAACTATTTTTTGCTTCATTTATTAGTTTGCGACAGCCTCTTTATATTTTTAAATCTCCTACTTTTATATATCCTCTTTTCTTTAAAATCTTATATAAAACTATATTTAATATTGCCGGTAATAAAAAATGTAAAATTATCATAGTTGGTAAATAAGATAAACCATTTTCTGAAAATGTAGCAATCTGTCCAACAAGTCCACTTGTTCCCATACCAGAAGCAATACTATTTGAAGATAATTTAAAAACAGTTGTAGAAAGTACACCTAAAATAGCACTAGAAGCTATTGGAGGTATCCATATCATAGGATTTTTAATTATATTTGGAATTTGTATCATAGAGGTACCAAAACCTATTGAAAGTACAGTTCCTAAATCATTATCATCATAAGACATCACAGCAAAACCTATCATCTGACAACAGCAACCTGTTAAAGAAGCACCAGCAGCTAAGCTACTCAATCCTAATGAAATTCCTATTGCAGCTGAACTTATTGGTAATGTTAAAATTACTCCCATAATAACAGATAAAGTAAGTCCCATTAAAATTGGTCTAAGCTCTGTTGTTTTATTTACAATAACTCCAATTTCTGTAATAACAGCAGAAATATATGGAGCAAAAAATTTTCCAAGTAAACAACCAAAGATTATAGTAGTCATAGGTAGAAGTATTATATCAAATTTTGTTTTTCCAGCTATTTGTTTTGCAATCAATAAACCAAATATAACTGAAAAATATGCTCCCATAGGTTCACCAACTTTTAAAATTGCTTGCCCATCTACAAAATTAATACTTCCTGCACCATACATTCCTGTTATAGCAGAAGATATCAATATTAAAACAGGAGATTCCAAAGCATAAGCAACTCCAACTCCTATTCCAGCTCCCATTAAAAGTTGGGAGAAATTTCCTAAATATATTAAAAATTCTATATTAAAAAGAGTTCCAATCTGTTTTAAGATAAGTCCAACTATCAGTGATGAAAATAATCCAAATGCCATTCCATTTAAACTTTTAATAAAAAAGTTTTTCATAATATTCTATTCCTCCAAGTATTTTTAAAATGAATATAAGATATTTATTTTGTATATATTATAATCAAAAAAAATTTTTTTTCAAGTAAAAAATAAAAATATAAGTTGTTTAAAAAATTTTATAAAAATGTTTAAAATTTTAGATTTTATTTCTGAATATATCTATTCTTCAATAAAAATAAATTATAGATTTTATAAAAAGATATTGACTTATGTATTGTTTGGATATATAATAACCGAAACAAATTAAAAAGATATACAAAGAAACAACTTTAATTATTAGGAGGAGGTATATGAAAATGAAAAAAATTTTATTTAGTTTTTTAGCAGTATTTATGCTATTAGTTGCAGTTGCTTGTGGGAAAAAAGAAGCACCTACTGAAGATGCAAATGCTCAACAAGAAGCAGCAACTGAAGTAGCAACACAAAATTATCATATTGGGATTGTAACTACATCAGTTTCTCAATCAGAAGATAATTTCCGTGGAGCTGAAGCAGTTTTAAAGCAATATGGGTCAATTGATAATGGTGGAAAAATTACAGTAGTAACAGTTCCAGATAATTTTATGCAAGAACAAGAAACAACAATTTCACAAATGGTTTCTCTTGCAGATGATCCAGATATGAAAGCTATTATAGTAGCAGAAGGAATACCAGGAACTTATCCTGCATTTAAAGCTATAAGAGAAAAAAGACCTGATAT from Fusobacterium simiae includes:
- a CDS encoding deoxycytidylate deaminase, translating into MRENYINWDSYFMGIAILSSMRSKDPNTQVGACIVNEDKRIVGVGYNGLPKGCDDKEFPWERDGEFLNTKYPYVCHAELNAILNSIKSLKDCIIYVALFPCHECSKAIIQSGIKEIVYLSDKYTDTDSNRASKKMLDAAGVKYRRFEPNIEKLEIDFINIG
- a CDS encoding Crp/Fnr family transcriptional regulator, whose protein sequence is MIKILKKTVVFNDLDDKTIKKILEKIKYEIKKYSPNESVAFRGDEVKGLYIILEGTLITEMLTEEGNIIKIEELVQSDVIAPAFIFGKNNSFPVDLTAKDEVEIFFVERKEFLNLLFSQEKILENFLNEISNKTQLLTGKIWNSFNNKTIKKKFCNYVKKNQKNNEFFIENLGALAEFFGVERPSLSRVLSDLVKNKKLERIERNRYKILDKDFFEI
- a CDS encoding PTS transporter subunit IIC, with the protein product MKNFFIKSLNGMAFGLFSSLIVGLILKQIGTLFNIEFLIYLGNFSQLLMGAGIGVGVAYALESPVLILISSAITGMYGAGSINFVDGQAILKVGEPMGAYFSVIFGLLIAKQIAGKTKFDIILLPMTTIIFGCLLGKFFAPYISAVITEIGVIVNKTTELRPILMGLTLSVIMGVILTLPISSAAIGISLGLSSLAAGASLTGCCCQMIGFAVMSYDDNDLGTVLSIGFGTSMIQIPNIIKNPMIWIPPIASSAILGVLSTTVFKLSSNSIASGMGTSGLVGQIATFSENGLSYLPTMIILHFLLPAILNIVLYKILKKRGYIKVGDLKI